In Syntrophales bacterium, the following proteins share a genomic window:
- a CDS encoding HNH endonuclease → MSGFSKAIRDQVLVETARHCSVCHRFKAIGVEVHHILPRAEGGQDTEDNAIALCMDCHLAAGHYNSRHPKGTRYSTEELRKHKAAWIQTVARGSIQVPVSADELSVICRHVVTCDGFAIDDVLALNKERLPFGQFFLLEVSPILNHIRECFSQENLFTGYMDRRSYTGLLSLSDYDRYETAEEFHKAHPEFAGAETR, encoded by the coding sequence ATGAGTGGATTCTCGAAAGCCATACGTGATCAGGTACTGGTAGAGACGGCCAGACACTGCTCGGTGTGTCATCGGTTCAAGGCAATAGGCGTGGAGGTGCATCATATTTTACCACGGGCTGAAGGAGGGCAGGATACTGAGGATAATGCCATTGCATTATGCATGGATTGCCACCTTGCAGCGGGTCACTATAATTCAAGACACCCCAAAGGAACGAGGTATAGTACTGAAGAACTGCGGAAGCATAAAGCAGCATGGATACAGACTGTCGCCCGCGGTTCCATACAGGTGCCTGTTTCAGCTGATGAGCTTTCAGTTATTTGTAGACACGTGGTCACCTGTGATGGCTTTGCGATAGATGATGTCCTTGCGTTGAATAAGGAGCGTCTCCCGTTTGGGCAGTTCTTTTTGCTCGAAGTCTCTCCTATCCTGAATCACATCCGCGAGTGTTTCAGTCAGGAAAACCTGTTTACCGGTTACATGGATCGTCGAAGTTACACGGGGTTACTAAGCCTTTCGGACTATGATCGCTATGAAACGGCCGAGGAGTTTCATAAAGCGCATCCTGAGTTCGCGGGAGCTGAGACCCGCGA
- a CDS encoding putative quinol monooxygenase, with the protein MYTIIATLKVKEGKMDEAIQILKEDVPKFMKNEPGCLTYIPHTVKGEGNSTTIVIYEKYADKDAFKLHSANLMTSMGRLFALLDPQMDIKTCTEIL; encoded by the coding sequence ATGTACACCATAATCGCCACGCTCAAGGTTAAAGAGGGAAAAATGGATGAGGCCATCCAGATATTGAAGGAAGATGTTCCGAAATTTATGAAGAACGAACCGGGGTGCCTAACATATATCCCGCACACTGTGAAGGGCGAAGGAAACAGCACAACAATAGTGATATATGAGAAATACGCCGACAAGGATGCATTTAAGCTGCATTCGGCGAACCTGATGACATCCATGGGTAGGCTCTTTGCACTTCTTGATCCACAGATGGACATTAAGACCTGCACGGAAATCCTCTAA